In one Vanessa tameamea isolate UH-Manoa-2023 chromosome 12, ilVanTame1 primary haplotype, whole genome shotgun sequence genomic region, the following are encoded:
- the LOC135193563 gene encoding uncharacterized protein LOC135193563 yields MSAQVPPLKRNNYLQTSNIIQQMKYLIILETLFGINRLYIISGYRKWILWLSYIYDVTLHFLVGFLIIINTFGVINQHFYKITTVVEYFLLFCSALLLQRHKLSNFFTRLQTFDENLNISTEVSILCPKRWYLYGLGVLIVYSVLENLYSVLFVFQTHDFSLLADLNYLPVMAHDMEMVLFCYFLITILQRLSILKAHVAKVFSINTKDRIDCEDSSKLEDLSKRVNLNVSSVHRLYDLLHKCSEDLNSVMSLSMIVMTVTSGLSTIVILKNTIKLFQSTTTPPYLNAKHQLISRQAILIFSIGRSLKYILMLTFPCYISNKTQVQVSVIRTMIYDTLNSIQLDKVERRKVKAFFQLVCENKYAYALYGIVNLDMLLPLSYSSLCTTYLIIVVQFSKLFD; encoded by the exons ATGTCGGCCCAAGTACCACCGTTGAAGCGTAATAATTACTTGCAAACctcaaatattatacaacagatgaaatatttgattatacttGAAACATTGTTCGGGATAAACcgtttgtatataataagtgGGTATAGAAAGTGGATCCTGTGGTTGAGTTATATTTACGACGTGACGTTACACTTCTTGGTAgggtttttaataattatcaatacgTTTGGCGTAATCAATcagcatttttataaaataactacagTCGTCGAATATTTCTTGCTATTCTGTAGCGCTTTATTGCTACAAAGGCATaaattgagtaatttttttacgaGACTTCAAACGTTTGacgaaaatcttaatattagCACGGAAGTGTCTATATTGTGTCCAAAACGGTGGTACTTATACGGTTTAGGTGTTTTAATTGTATACAGTGTCCTTGAAAACTTGTACTCAGTACTTTTTGTCTTTCAAACTCACGACTTTTCGTTGTTAGCCGACCTTAACTATTTACCAGTTATGGCTCATGACATGGAAATGGTTTTGTTCTGTTATTTccttattacaatattacaaagaCTTTCGATTCTAAAAGCGCACGTGGCTAAAGTATTTTCTATCAACACGAAAGATCGTATTGATTGCGAGGATTCAAGTAAATTGGAAGATTTGTCAAAAAGAGTAAACCTCAACGTTAGTTCTGTGCACAGACTCTACGATCTACTTCATAAATGTTCGGAAGATCTCAACTCTGTCATGAGTCTTTCG atgATAGTGATGACAGTGACATCAGGATTATCGAcgatagtaatattaaaaaatactataaagttGTTTCAGTCTACAACGACTCCTCCTTATTTAAAC GCTAAGCATCAGTTAATAAGCAGGCAGGCAAtacttattttttcaattgGACGTTCTCTAAAGTACATATTAATGTTGACTTTTCCTTGTTATATATCAAACAAAACACAAGTCCAGGTTTCTGTTATACGTACAATGATTTATGACACTCTGAATTCAATTCAACTCG ataaagtcGAACGTCGCAAAGTTAAGGCATTCTTCCAGTTGGTTTGTGAGAATAAATACGCGTATGCGCTTTATGGAATAGTTAATTTAGATATGTTACTTCCCCTGAGCTATAGCAGTCTCTGTACAACCTATCTCATTATAGTCGTACAATTctcaaaattatttgattaa